A window of Lucilia cuprina isolate Lc7/37 unplaced genomic scaffold, ASM2204524v1 Scaffold_8436, whole genome shotgun sequence genomic DNA:
ATGCAGCTTATTTAAAATTCGACTCAGCGGAGTGTAAAAATGTAATACATAGAAATGTgttttataccatacaccactttagtgggagggtatattgagtttgtgctgatgtttgtaacgtacaataatattggtcctatacccacctcaaagtataccaagcggctcagaatcattttctaaactttgctatgtccgtctgtctgtccgtctgtctgtctgtcggtctgtctgtctgtcttgccttgtaatcaaactacaggtagcaatttttgaatgaaatttggcacctAATCTTCTgtagtaccgtagacgaagcctattgaaaatggttaacatcgataCATTACATTtctcctagcccctatacaacgtaacccgccgaatagggcttttaagttcataattatgtttaatatactcgtatgtcgacaaaaagctgccaAACTATGTTCTATAATAGCCTCGATGACCCTCaagaactttttaattatagggcctcatttgaccctagcccctataagaagcccccttcaaaatttgacttaaatttccacagttttattcaacaaaaaatggcttaagtatatctgaggcaaggtacaatacaacttaaatgttttattgtaaaaactaaatcacattttatttctgtaaaaggtggagggtattatatggtcggcctcgcccaacTATAATATCTTAcatgttttttattacaaacaaagcagccgaaatattttttttgtgataattaaaaatttaattggataaatatgaatatttgttaataaatttaaatgaaaattttaaacaaactttataaCAGTATGGTTTAAGAATTCTAATAcaacacaacaaaaatattatgaaattctaCATTATAGTAATGACAATAATTTTAACAGTAGTACGGCAAGTCGaggtaataattaaaatataaataaattttgaatttttataagaacACCACAACTTTTTCCTTTAAGGCTGGTATGGGCGAGGTGCTTGACTCAGTGGATATGGCCTGCCATGAGGAAATCCAGGTCAGCGAGGATGAATTGTATACATTCTATGAAAATTATAGGAAAAAGCCCAAAGAAGCTATAAtgtgtttattaaaatgttatatggAAAAACATAATAGTTGGAGAAATGGCACCTTTGATAAAAATGGTGCAATGGAGTATCTACAAAGCTTGCCCGACTTAAGATATCGACAGGCTGCTGTAGAGGAGATTATACATGATTGTAAAGGCCAAATAGGTTCCTCAGAATGTCATACCGCCTATTTGATTATAGTATGTATGACCGAACATGAAGCTCGTTTGATGTAAAGTTTCGTTATGAATGTAAAATGAGTTATTGTTGTTTCATCACTTTGATGGAACAATATTATATAATGTAAGATATAAAGTGGACTGTGGCATATGCACATTTGATGCTTATGTCTtgatagtctgtactatattgATACTACAGTTTGAATTATAATATCATCTCTAGTCTATGCTAAAGAATAAACTATAGCCTGCACTATTTTCCAGACTAGctactataatctggtctacaCTAAAAGATTGAAATCACTAAAATagatttataatttgtatttataccaACCATTGCTTAtccaattaaaatttcaattaaaatttttctttgatttaatgaaaactatgttaaatatgtatgtatgtatatctaacAGTTCCTTCACCTTTgctttacacatacatatgtatttgtattatattttcattgttatttttttcttctccacTTTGTCATTATTCTAAAGACACTTCAACTTaaacaaattggctttatactTTT
This region includes:
- the LOC124421263 gene encoding uncharacterized protein LOC124421263 — translated: MTIILTVVRQVEAGMGEVLDSVDMACHEEIQVSEDELYTFYENYRKKPKEAIMCLLKCYMEKHNSWRNGTFDKNGAMEYLQSLPDLRYRQAAVEEIIHDCKGQIGSSECHTAYLIIVCMTEHEARLM